ttgcgggggggagggttggggtcactggggatgggggggaggtagttgttaatttcctgcattgtgcagggggttggactagatgaccctggtgctcccttccaactctatgattctatgattctaggttttcTTGTTTAAATCTTGTgtttagtgtccatttgatttcCAGATTTCAGCCCATGCTATTCACCCTCTTCAGCATTTTAAAGGGTTCCCCATCTGGCATTATGGAAGAAGTCACATCATAGAGTCCTCCTGCACAATTGGGAATCCCAGTATTACTGAGATGGCATGCCATAAGATgatgattgttgttgttgttgttgttgtaatatTTCTAGCCCGTCCTCAGTCCCAaaccaaagccgggctcagggggGGTTACAACAGTTCACTACAATGAAACGATTAAAATCTATCATCTCTTAATTagaatattaaaacaataagaaTAATTTAATCTAAGTACAAAACTGGCTCAATCAACAGTTGCTGGAAAATTCAAAATCAGCTTAAGAACCCACACCATCAAACCAAAGGcgtgggggagagagggggaggtagggaggccagcactcgTGGCTGCCCACGTCTGCGGAACTCTTCAAGGTCATTAGGAAGGGCGTTCCACCAAGCCAGGATCAGGGCCCTTGTTGAAAAAGATGGCCCTtatcgaggacagccacacgttcctagggccagggaccaccaacaagttggtaTTCGTAGAACACCATGTTCTTTGTGGGGGGTATATCAGGAGGTCCTGAAGATGCAAAGGTGCTCTTACACCATGAAGATGAGAGAAGGGGCCAAGGGCCTCACCTGTTTTCAACACTTTAATCTTCTCTctattctttttctcttttattttgttgtttcagTCTGTAGCAATGGCAGCGAGGCAGCCGAGATCATGAATAGAAACAGTCGATATTCTAGCAGGAACAGCGATGCTTTCAGTGGTACCACTCTGAAATGGGTTTGGTTCGGAGGGTCTGTCCCCAACGGTGCTGTGTCCATCTGGAATAAATATGCCAAGAGGACGGAATACATTTGCCAGGAATCAGGCTGCTCACCCGGTTTCTACAGCCCAAACCGTGGCTCGTACTGTTTATATACTTATGGCGGCAAGGAACATAAGAATTCTAATTTCTGGCTTTTGGTAAATGAAAATAGCTTTGAATCCCTGAAGTGGCAAAAGGATTCCTGGGGTGGTATTCCATCCAATTCTATAAAGAGCTCTTGCCCAGGATACCGAGCCTATGTAGGGAAAAATAAATACGGCGTTGGGAAGGTAGACCCCCATAATAAAGCATTCTTCATAGGGATCAATGGTAAGGAATATTGGTATAAACATTACGAAGCGCTGGTGGTTTATAAAGATTATCTCTCACAGCGCATCAACAATGTCCATTACATGAAGGAAAGGGGGTCATACAACAATCAGGCCTTTACCTTAGTCTCCACGAGGATCACCAACAAGAACTGTAATACAGTGAAGAAGATCACCTCCTTATCCAAAACGGTAACTAATGAACGCCGCTGGGATTTTAGCACTTCCCTCTCAATAGGTGTGAGCACTAGCATGAGCGCAGGGATCTTTTCGATACTGGAGGTGGGATGGAGCGTAACTATGGAGAAAACATTCAGTTGGAGTGCGGGTTCTACAATGAGCGAGTCAGTCACATTTTCAGAAACGGTAGAGGTCGATGTTCCCCCTAACCACACGTGTGAAGTGACCATGGAAGGCCAAAAAATGAACGGGAACATTCCCTTCACTGCAACGGCGACTCGTGAATATCGCAATGGGGAGAGACGAAGCGCCACAGTCCAGGGAGTCAGTAAAAATAGTATTGTGGCACACGTGGATACCTACGTAAAGCGGTGCCAACCCATCCCAAATGCAACTCCGTGTAAGTAAGTAGGTCAGGGGCATCTACCAACTCTCTCACCACATTAGCCTGGGCAGAAATGTGCTGTTGTGACACTTTAgagacagtgggttggatccagcctgcttTTTCAAGCAGTCTTCACCCAGTTTCCCTCCTTTCTGAAACCCCtacctcacatggcttttgtccattcaggtcccatgatccccagcatagcagtTTTGAACAACAAAGTGGATCACCTCCTCCTTTTTTAGcaatggaaaagctggctggatctaacccagcGGTTTCATTTGTAGCCTGAGGGTTCATAGTCATTATCCTTCTACTTTAGACAGATGGATTGGGAAGGGGAATGTTCCTGTTTCTACACAGAGCTTTTTCTATGTCATCACAACCAGAGAGGTCTGCATGTTTACTTCACTTACATGAAATGGACATCCTTCCAAGTAGCTATGTTTGAGAGTGCTCCAGTAACTGCTATCTTCTTATTTTTTGGTGGCTTTTTGCTAATAGCTTGGTCTTCTTCACCAGTTTCAGCTGTCCAAATGCTTTGGCTCAGCAGAAAAACAGTCAGCTAAAAATCATTTAATTGTTTGAATCTTGTTTGAATCATTCTTTCCAAACACTTATCCATGGGTGGATCCAGATTTCGTTAAGTTGTTAATGTATTTCATAAATCATCAGGAGATCAATGTGAAATCAGCCTGCTGTTGCTTGTTAGACATGCATTAGAAAACAATAAAGAAAATGTGATTTTCTGGCACCTGTGGTTATCTGGGATTTTTTCTACCAGAATAGTGTTGTATGTCCAAGAATATGCTCCTGTATGCTTTCTCCTCTTTGAGTAATATTTAAAGAAGTGTTGATGTTTTTAATGATGGAACAATGGTTCCAAAAGAGAAGTGGAGCATCCACACAGTACAAGAATGGAAATGTATCCAAGGGTGGTGGGATATTAAATGCATTCACTCCTTCTAAAAGCAGAAAGAATGGTTTTCTTTTATTGCTCCAATTTctattttccattaaaaaaatgaaaagtccTCATATTTTTTCATGTTATACATTTTGAGTCAgcaaaaccttgtcttaaaaacagggttgccagctccaggttgggaaataccttgagattttgggggtggagcctgagaagggcggggtttggggtggggagggactttaatgggctataatgccatagagtccaccttccaaagcagccattttctccaagtgaactgatttctggcacctggagatcagtcgtaatagtgggagctctccagctaccaccaggaggttggtaacccttcaGTATGCCCCTGTATGCTTTCTCCTCTTTAAGAAACATTTAAagaagtgttgttgttgttttaatgatggaaCAATTTCCAACAGAACATGCTTCCGAAAGAGAAATGGGGTATCCACACAGTTCAAGAATAGAAATATATcttggagggtggggtataaaatgcattcactcattccaaagggggggaaataattttcttttacTGCTCAAAgttttctatttatttctattaaaaaatTAAAGTCCTCAGATTCTAATCATGAGCGCTAATTGTGTTATATTCGGCTGTTAAACTACCTTTTTAATGTGTCCTataggaacctgaggagggaaggcagcatggtacagcccgatctcatcagatctcagaagctgagcagggtcagccctggttagtatttggatgggagaccaccaaggaagaccagggttgctgtgcagaggaaagcactggcaaaccacctctgttagtctcttgccatgaaaaccccaaaaaggggtcgccataagtcggctgcgacttgacgtcactttacacacacacatataggaaCCTGTGTTATTGGCCTATAACCTTCTATAAAGCAGTGTTTGGGAAGTGTTAGAATTAAAACCGCGCCATAAAGCAATCACAAAATCACTATAATAAatgcaggaggggggaatccctTACAAAGGgtttaagtgtgtgtgtaaagtgctgtcaagtcgcagctgacttatggcgaccccttttggggttttcatggcaagagagactaacagaggtggtttgccagtgccttcctctgcacagcaaccctggtattccttggtggtctcccatccaaatactaaccagggccaaccctgcttagcttctgagatctgacgagatccaggCTAGCAAGGGTTTAAGGCAGCAATCTATTTTCCCAATGCATTCTAACCCTCTGAGCACTAGGGGGCAGTGAAATCCCATATAAAAACTCCCTTGACCATCTCAGCTGGGGCAAGGAGCCGAAAGTACCCCAAGGCTGTAGGGGGTGGACAAAATCCCAGGGGCCCTGTTCACTATAGAATTTGGGCAAGTCATGAGATTTATATCATACTGTTTGGCTAGGTCTGGGTAGTGTGAAGGGGAGACCTAGAAAGAAGagcaattctccccccccccagtctaagACCTTTGGAGGACTACTTTGGAGGACCCTGGAGGACTACTCATATGAATTTTCATTGCTTCCCCTTTCCTGGCTAGTTTTTTCTTCCATTCACTCTGTAAGTCAGACaaaaccaacattttttttttttttgctgtcaagtcacagctgaataaTGGCATAGGGTTAtcgaggcaagagaggttcagaggtggtttgtcattgccttcctccatctcattaccttgaaggtctcccatccagcgtggtgtagtggttaagagcagtggtttggagcagtggactctaatctggagaaccgggtttgattccctactcttctacatgagcggcggacgctaatctgatgaactgggttggtttccccacacataagaccatctgggtgaccttgggctaatcacagctctgttagagctctctctgcctcacctacctcacagggtgtctgttgtgggtaggggaagggaaggtgattgtaagccagtatgattctcccttaagtggtagagaaagtcaccatataaaaacaaactcttcttcatcatccagatactagctagggctgaccctgcttagcttctgagatctgatgagatctggctatcctggggctatccaggttagagcAACCAACAAATGGGGTGAGTGTTTCTGATAGGCATGAACCTGGTTGATTGTCAGAGTTGTACATTCCCTCCCTTCTCACATTCTGCAATGTTTTGAGGCCAAAGTCTTCAACTGACTTCTCTCGATGAATGAGCATGAGCATCTTTATTTAGTATTTATATGCTTACTTAATTTATACACGTTTCTCCACAAGGGggaaccaaagcagtttacattattcacctctcctccattttatccactctggttaggctgagatagggttgccaggtccctcttcaccaccggcgagaggtttttggggcagagcctaagatgggtggggtttggggaggggaagggcttcaatgccatagagttcaattgccaaagcggccattttccccaggggaactgatctctatcagctggagttcagttgtaaaagcaggagatctccagctgctacctggaggttggcaaccctaggctgagagtatgtgactggcccaaggttacctagcaagCTTCAGTGACAGAGCAGAgtttcgaacctggttctcccagatcccagtccgacaCTCCATCATGCTAGGTCTCACAAATTGAGGTATCCTTCATTTTAAGTGGGTTTCTTAATCAGAGTTTAATCCTGAATGCCGGTTCCTTGGATTGAAACAAACCTCGTCTAGCTCACTGGGTGCCCACGGgccaatctctcagcctaacctacctcacaggtctgttgtgaCAAAAAAATAGAGGAGGGAGAATCCTATGTGCCTCTCTGACCTCCTTGGTGGAAGGgcgagattttttaaaaaatgtgatggaTTGCACCTTTGCATCCCAAAATAGCGATCTTGAATCCATAactggagaaaggcaggttaaaaatatcttaaataaaataacaaatcacAGTTGTGTGAAAATGATCCGCCACCTTCATGGGACTCACAACATGCACTCCTCCCAAAATTTCCTCAGCAAACCACTTCTCAAGCTAGCCAATAGACAATGACCTTATGCACACCAGCCCAGTAAAGTTAGCTTGTCACATACAAATCCACGCACATTGCACGCCTAACTTTGTTTACATGCACAGATAGCCAGAGTCCTGTACACAATCTGACCACAATCCATACACACAATTTGGTCCCACTGAAAACTACGGGGCTTAAGTACCCCTAGGTCTAGACCAGGTTGCACCCAATTATGCTATCCAGGTGCCACTAAAAATGCAATAGGGTAGATCAACACCTTCCCACATCTTTCTTTAGCCAGTCGAATGTGCAATGCAATAGCACATCAACACACATGCCACCATTACAAACACACCTAGAAGTTTCACAAGCGTCTCTCTTCCTGCCACCCTTCTCACGTGCCAGGCTGACTCACAGAAACATTCACACGTCAGAATTTTAACAATACCACAGCGTGCTTTCAAAGTATTCTCACGTTTCTCTCTCACTCACCCCTCACAGTTAGGAAAGATTCCCACAATCGTAACACACCATGAATCGATGCTAAGgaatgcacaaacacacacatgcatattggGAAAGAtcaccttgagccaagaggaaagatgGGGTGTGAACATTTTAATcaattaataattttaaaaggtacACCAAACCGACCCTTCGTCTGAGCCAGGGCTTAATCCCATCTTTCAGGGCAGGGGCTTATGCTTTTAAGCCCAACCATTCTTCTGCACATGTGAAGAGTGCCGTTCCTGCCCACCCATACCTGAAATTAAGAGGCAGGGTTTCCAGTTACACTAAGCATGCTTGGCACCTCTCACAATCTCTGATGCAAGCATGCTATGCCGGCTTCCCAAGATCAAACCCCACCGACACCCCCAAAATTCACCCCACACAATTCCATACCACCATAGTTTTCAAAAAGCCAGCCCAACTCTTCCAGGGGGACGGCTCTTGCTCCTGATCCACGGTCAAATTTCAGCCTCCTCTTCCTGGGACTTGGGGTTGATTCCAAACTGGGCAGCTGTCCGCCTTCTTGGACAATCTTGCCCTTTCTGTGGCTACATTGCGGGCCAC
This genomic window from Euleptes europaea isolate rEulEur1 chromosome 18, rEulEur1.hap1, whole genome shotgun sequence contains:
- the LOC130490793 gene encoding natterin-3-like; this encodes MDPKSWASSMNVTLTVLKKTVQKSPPTMQVCSNGSEAAEIMNRNSRYSSRNSDAFSGTTLKWVWFGGSVPNGAVSIWNKYAKRTEYICQESGCSPGFYSPNRGSYCLYTYGGKEHKNSNFWLLVNENSFESLKWQKDSWGGIPSNSIKSSCPGYRAYVGKNKYGVGKVDPHNKAFFIGINGKEYWYKHYEALVVYKDYLSQRINNVHYMKERGSYNNQAFTLVSTRITNKNCNTVKKITSLSKTVTNERRWDFSTSLSIGVSTSMSAGIFSILEVGWSVTMEKTFSWSAGSTMSESVTFSETVEVDVPPNHTCEVTMEGQKMNGNIPFTATATREYRNGERRSATVQGVSKNSIVAHVDTYVKRCQPIPNATPCKIHPATPPCLTGQGSGCLQPAESSLPSISADTGTHSPSMSESPSQQEAPAEGQAPGAPVEEAPCAELKAAAEKCVKENGEEACKELLEAYHSCLRALGINPREVANSATPPSR